From the genome of Papaver somniferum cultivar HN1 unplaced genomic scaffold, ASM357369v1 unplaced-scaffold_21, whole genome shotgun sequence:
GGTGCGTACATCACTGCCGATGAATGCTAATCCATATCCAAATTATGCATTTGGTTTTGATCCTTTGACCGGTAAACACAAAGTATTGTGCATGTGGGAGATATCCCGATATGCTCCTTGGGATGGAAATGGAATGGTGCACGTGAAAGTTGATATTAGTTGTGAAGTTTTTACTGTCGGTGAAAATAAATGGAGGAAACTAGATGATGTGCCGCCGGTGGTTAAGTTACATGGACGTCCTGTTTATGCAAACGGCTCCATCTATATAAGGAATTCTGGTTTGAGTGACCCTCCGGGTGATGAACTCATTCTGGCATTTGATGTTGGAACTGAAAAgtttagagtgattgagatccCCACATTCATCGTTAAATATTCTGCGACTTCAAGAGAAAGTTGTAGTTTTCTGGGAGAATATTTCTTACAAGTAGATGGATACATGGCTCTATTGGATAGAGTGGATGAGGATGTTGTCAAACTATGGATATCTGATGATAGTTGCAGTGAGAAGAAGAGGACTACGAAGTGGACCGAGGAAACCATATTGCTTCCTTTTCCGTGGGGAAGAGGGTGTCCTCTTGATGTTACTGCAGTCGAAGGAACAAATCAACTAATCATAACATCACCTACTCCCGGTACGTGTCTTAGATCATTTGTGAGTCTGTATATTTATGATCGGGTTACGAAGAGTTCTCAGAAGATTGACATCACTGGTATAGTAGCATCACCGTTATTGATGCGTCCATATGGTTACGACATGTTTATCTATCACGAAAGTCTTGTACCTGTTCATCAAAAGCCAGCTGCAGAAGAGATACCTGATCAAACTTGCAGCTTCACCACTGGTTTAAAGATGGAATAAGGCACCTCACATGATAGTTGACCCAATGGAAATCGATTTGTATTAGGCACTAATCTGGATTATGATACGCATCAATACTTCTTGAATACATCTTTCGAGTCTCTGACAATATAGCTAGACATGGCGCTGATTAACAGCTTGATCTTAGTTAGTTGATAATTAAACTGCTAAATAATACTCGtccatttttataaaaatattacTATCACTTTTTCGTTTTACCATAAAAATATCAGATACTTTTACAAAAACAGAGCGAGTACTGTTTACTTCGTTGATCACTTTGGTGCTTACTTCGTTTGCCTACCTAAGTTAGTTACAAACGTGGTGGTCACATCTGTCCCACTCCTAATAATAATTCAGATTGATCAAGATGATTAATATATTAGTGGTAATACTAATGTCAATTTATTCTATCAATTCTTTAtgattctttattatataaaggagaatggtTTTGCTGACGTGGCGGATCCTAAATGAATTCTATGTTTTTTTCCATATTAAAAGGGCACGTAAGCATTTAGTTAAATCTACTAGTAGAGATACGCCTCTTCGCCAAAAGACACAACCTGAACCAACTGTTTTCCAAATATGCTAGAAGATAGGCTTCCCTACACGCCTTTAAGCTTTACCGACGTGATTCTTCGGTTGCATAAATAATGTATGCAGAAGAGGCGAAGACACAACATTCTGAAATTGACACTATGCAACTTCAGCAACGGACTCCTCTTCATCTCCATATTATATCCAGTCATCAAGGTAAAAGCTATCTTAACAAATTTTAAGAAAACTCAATTCAAATTTCTCCTAATTTTTCTGTTTACTTTTGTTTATGTATGCACGGCCTCTTCTAAATGCATTGCAGTGTTGGATACCATCATTAAATTATGCCAGTTGAGGGTAGGAGATCGATTTCCTAAGAGGGAGACTCTTACGAAATGGAGACTCTTCTAAATGCAGTGCAATGTTGGATACCAtcatttatgcctattaagggtAAGAGATGCCATTTACGCCTATTGAgggtattttatttctttttaataagaaaaatagATTAGATGGAGTTTGGATACATATCGTTTGTCCTTGAAATAGTTTTCAACGCCAAAAACCTGTCCCTCGaaagagtttcaaaaagaaagCTAGGAGGATAGCCAGAGTAATTCAAGATTGTCGTTGCATTTGCCTTGTTAGCTAATGCAGTAGCTGCCTTGTTGGCTTCCTTACAACAGTTAATAACTACTTTATTTTTGTTCGAATCCTATAGATCctcgatacaatttttgattttttctatTCTAGTTAAGGTCGTCCAGCCGATGGTTTTGTAGTCCCCTTTAATTGCCTTAGTAAGTCTGGCAGTTTTCCCTTCTATCTGCATGTTGCTGTAGCCAAGCTGTTTTGTCCAGTTGAGGGCTTCTAGCATTGCCTGGGCGTCCATCTCATCCTGATTTTGAGCTCTGCAACCCTTCCATCTCGTTTCCCTGCACCAACCAGCACTATATCTtagaataagagaaataaaaccCCCATAAGAGTCAGAAAAATACCTACCTGCAAAGTTTATTTTCCATGTCCCTGTAGGTGGAAAATTCCATATTTTCTGAGTAGTAGTAACATTAGAAACAAGTCTAGAGTGTGTTTCTTGAGAAAGACGTTTATAAAGGTTCCATTCCATTTGGGCAGTTGTAAGTGTGTGTTTTGGGTTAGGGATAATTCCCCTGAACAATTTATCGCAACGGGCCTTCCATATTTGCCATACTATATTGGCACATATGGCTTTCCATTGGCCTTGAATGTTATCCCAGCCTGGTGGGCTGATAGTCCATTCAAGCATCCATTGTTGAACAGAGGGGGGGAAAAGAATCAGGGGGAAAAGGATTGTGATGCGAGGAAAACCACACACTTCTCACAAAGGGACAAGAAAAAAACAAATGCTCAAGAGTTTCATTATAATGAGAGCACAAATAACAGATGTTTTGGATTTCAGAGTGTTGAGACAGTTTCGCCGTGGTGGGTATCTTATCTTGGATACATTTGAAAATGAAAAGCTTGACCCTAGGAGATGTTTCAATGTCCCATACTTCATTCCAAGGAATACTAGAGGCTGTTGAGTTAGAAGGGGTGGTTGAATTCTTGTTCCCCTGAATGAAGttataaagagattttgacgaaAATATCTCATTATTATTTAGGCGCCACCTAGGAATATCCTTACCGCTAGAGTTGATATGAATGAGAGTTATTGATGTGACTGTCCGGTTGTTGAAAATAGTGAGAAGAAGGGGAACATTCCATGTCCCTTGAGAGATTAGGTCGCTTATTAGGGTTCCATTAAAATCAGTGGCTAAGGAAAGTGGAGTTTTTGCTAGGGAAGGAATCCATCGATCCTCCCAGATATGAACAGTTTCACATGATCCTATTTCCCATATACAatggtgtctaatttgatctagACCTTTTTGGATACATTTCCAAATCCATGAACCGTTCTTGGATATTCGTGGGTCTAGTGCGTGGCGACATTTACTGAAATATTTGTCTCGCAGCGCACCTGCCCACATATCATCAGAATTAGAGAGAAGATCCCACGCTAGTCTGCCTAGTTGAGCGAGGTTGTTAGAtgaaatgtctctgaatcctaatCCGCCCTCCGGAATAGGTTTATTTAGGCTTATCCAAGCCTTTAAGTACTGACTCTTGGTTCCTTCCTTCTTCCCCCACCAGAAGTCTCTTTGGAGGGAAGTAAGTTGGCTGGTTACTGCCTTAGGAATCACATAACATCCCATCCGGTAAATGGGAAGTGATTCTAAGGTTTATTTGACAGCCACCGTCCTTAGCTTCCTGTGAGAGAGTTTTCCCAGACCAATTTTGAAGTCGGCTTTTGAATCTAGTTATCATAGATTCGAAGCACTTCACTTTGGCACGACCAATGAAGAGAAGAGTTCCTAGATAGTTATCAGTCATCGAAATTTTCTGGACTTTTAGGATTCTCATGATCATTTTGCTGAATTTGTTAGGCATATGATCGTTAAAGAAAGCTCCATACTTTTGAAAGTTAATCATTTGTCATGTTGCTTTACTAAAAATATTAATAGTTTTTAGCAAATTCCTAGCCTCACTAAGAGAGGCTCTGGTAAATATTAGACAATCGTTAGCAAAAAGAAGGTGGGTATGGCTACACTTCCTTTTGCTATCGTAACACCTCTAATTTTATTTGAAACCTCGGCTTGCTTAAGCAATCTGGACAGACCTTCCATACAGATAAGAAACAAATAGGGGGATAGGGGATCCCCCTGTCTAAAGCCCTTAGTTGGAGTAAAAAAAATCCTTGGTACCTGATtgtgtttttgattgttgttgtagtaatgaggttcaaactctcggacttgtgaagatttaataaaattatatacaaaaatattaacaaagtgggcgagaggtaaccaagacactagaatccactattacacatgaatgatgtcaaatatttcataactctaattatccttttaatcctttatttcttaatccacaaataatcaaacatattctcaaaaattaattgtatcccttaagcatagattatctaaccaaagcataacctatctaattgaatcacaactaatgaaaaaaattatgtaaacttttaagaactctgcaaaagcagtgattgagtgaattataattaaatattagagaaaatgaaatagttacccattgttcatgtgtgaatagcttcatccatttccttggttacgagagaattagccgctcatcatgttggaaaacctctcaaagaatttcattgatgctcaaaaatggtttacaaatgatgagaatatgagaaatacaataaaaccagagaactacgaccc
Proteins encoded in this window:
- the LOC113339558 gene encoding putative F-box protein At1g46984, translating into MNANPYPNYAFGFDPLTGKHKVLCMWEISRYAPWDGNGMVHVKVDISCEVFTVGENKWRKLDDVPPVVKLHGRPVYANGSIYIRNSGLSDPPGDELILAFDVGTEKFRVIEIPTFIVKYSATSRESCSFLGEYFLQVDGYMALLDRVDEDVVKLWISDDSCSEKKRTTKWTEETILLPFPWGRGCPLDVTAVEGTNQLIITSPTPGTCLRSFVSLYIYDRVTKSSQKIDITGIVASPLLMRPYGYDMFIYHESLVPVHQKPAAEEIPDQTCSFTTGLKME